From a region of the Procambarus clarkii isolate CNS0578487 chromosome 2, FALCON_Pclarkii_2.0, whole genome shotgun sequence genome:
- the LOC138366580 gene encoding uncharacterized protein: MQEKLQFPHRASVYRYPHYSPVYQYPHRAPVYRYPHRASVYRYPHYSPVYQYPHRAPVYRYPHRASVYRYPHYSPVYQYPHRAPVYQYPHRAPVYRYPHYSPVYQYPHRAPVYRYPHCSPVYQYPHRAPVYRYPHYSPVYQYPHRASVYRYPHYSPVYQYPHRAPVSRYPQYSPVYQYPHRAPVYRYPQYSPVYQYPHRTPVYR; the protein is encoded by the coding sequence ATGCAGGAGAAGCTGCAGTTCCCTCACCGCGCATCAGTGTACCGGTACCCTCACTACTCACCAGTGTACCAGTACCCTCACCGCGCACCAGTGTACCGGTACCCTCACCGCGCATCAGTGTACCGGTACCCTCACTACTCACCAGTGTACCAGTACCCTCACCGCGCACCAGTGTACCGGTACCCTCACCGCGCATCAGTGTACCGGTACCCTCACTACTCACCAGTGTACCAGTACCCTCACCGCGCACCAGTGTACCAGTACCCTCACCGTGCACCAGTGTACCGGTACCCTCACTACTCACCAGTGTACCAGTACCCTCACCGCGCACCAGTGTACCGGTACCCTCACTGCTCACCAGTGTACCAGTACCCTCACCGTGCACCAGTGTACCGGTACCCTCACTACTCACCAGTGTACCAGTACCCTCACCGCGCATCAGTGTACCGGTACCCTCACTACTCACCAGTGTACCAGTACCCTCACCGCGCACCAGTGTCCCGGTACCCTCAGTACTCACCAGTGTACCAGTACCCTCACCGCGCACCAGTGTACCGGTACCCTCAGTACTCACCAGTGTACCAGTACCCTCACCGCACACCAGTGTACCGGTAG